One Desulfovibrio fairfieldensis genomic window carries:
- a CDS encoding DUF4198 domain-containing protein: MSRAFFFTPRVFFRPLPACLWLLVPLCCLTIAHPAAAQVTLLVPSQPSIEAPAKPDTPDKSDKTARADKTDKTEKETSQAKGKEEQKKNTAEQKIAQTPPSPAAEAAPAPKPQNNETTASQQTDGRSPAAPAAAATTETNGQDAAVSGGAAKPEPPQAPPISEEVDVLISMMRPFRHEGLSMDMPQLFAVLRYDDNTPAKDGVLQPERHDLLGDVEEIRYLDQKAWGANVALSRPGLYQFVIEARPWWDAARDRFVQHYVKTTLPVYGVERGWELPVGQRFEIQPLTRPFGLTAPALFSGRVLFNGKPLDNAPVRMSRINTDKQSAPTPWQEELAARTDKNGQFAFVLNQPGWWCCAAVAAGDPLKGPDGQSKPLELGALLWLYVDGASAEPRKH, encoded by the coding sequence ATGTCACGCGCCTTTTTCTTCACGCCCCGCGTATTTTTTCGGCCGCTTCCGGCCTGCCTGTGGCTGCTTGTGCCGCTGTGCTGTCTCACAATCGCCCATCCCGCAGCCGCCCAGGTGACGTTGCTGGTGCCGAGCCAACCCAGCATTGAAGCTCCGGCCAAGCCGGACACCCCGGATAAATCGGATAAAACGGCCAGGGCGGACAAAACGGACAAGACCGAAAAAGAGACTTCCCAGGCCAAGGGCAAGGAAGAACAGAAAAAAAATACTGCGGAGCAGAAAATCGCCCAGACTCCGCCCAGTCCCGCAGCAGAGGCCGCTCCGGCTCCAAAGCCGCAAAACAATGAGACCACGGCGAGCCAACAGACCGACGGGCGCTCTCCGGCGGCGCCCGCTGCCGCCGCTACGACGGAAACCAATGGGCAGGACGCCGCTGTTTCCGGCGGAGCAGCCAAGCCCGAGCCTCCCCAGGCCCCGCCCATCTCCGAGGAAGTGGACGTGCTCATCAGCATGATGCGCCCCTTCCGGCACGAGGGCCTGTCCATGGATATGCCGCAGCTCTTCGCGGTGCTGCGCTACGACGACAACACGCCCGCCAAGGACGGCGTCCTCCAGCCCGAACGGCACGACCTGCTGGGCGATGTGGAGGAAATCCGCTATCTGGACCAGAAGGCCTGGGGCGCCAATGTGGCTCTGAGCCGCCCGGGTCTCTATCAGTTCGTCATAGAGGCCCGCCCCTGGTGGGATGCCGCCCGCGACCGCTTTGTGCAGCATTATGTCAAGACCACCCTGCCCGTGTACGGCGTGGAACGCGGCTGGGAACTGCCCGTGGGCCAGCGCTTTGAAATCCAGCCCCTGACCCGTCCCTTTGGCCTGACGGCCCCGGCTCTCTTTTCCGGCCGCGTGCTGTTCAACGGCAAGCCCTTGGACAACGCGCCGGTGCGTATGTCCCGCATCAATACGGACAAGCAAAGCGCGCCTACGCCCTGGCAGGAAGAACTGGCGGCCCGTACCGACAAGAACGGGCAGTTCGCCTTTGTTCTCAATCAGCCCGGTTGGTGGTGCTGCGCGGCCGTTGCCGCCGGTGACCCGCTCAAAGGGCCGGACGGCCAGTCCAAGCCTCTGGAGCTGGGCGCGCTGCTCTGGCTTTATGTGGACGGCGCGTCCGCCGAGCCCCGCAAGCATTAG
- a CDS encoding ATP-binding protein, which yields MFAAIKKYFGQLLEVPEAVSPARYRSLRRLMTVLMVAVSVAPLLIMSGFSHVQYMKTLEREMESPLYALARKSQASLELFLGERASTVSLIAHAYSFKDLADEKTLNRIFWALKSEFKGFVDMGLVDVEGRQVDYVGPYKLKGADYAGQPWLREAEIKGRYISNAFLGLRGFPHMVIAVHRLEENGSSWTLRVTIDTSRLEQLVSAVGPEQDTDVFLCDSAGVLQTSSRLYGKALDKLPFQLPPASHETLVRRMTDDKGHTLLVASTMLTGTDLMLLAVKPSLEAFRPWTTLRTELLLVLCGGIAIIVLVSHLLMKHLVGRLQASDERRVAVFAQMEHNQKLSSIGRLAAGVAHEVNNPLAVIYEKAGLALDFLRMSKDCASYEKHRERILALLESIEGTVERARGITHRLLGFSRRMEANRQSLRLAEVITESSEFLEREAKNRGVQLCLDLPGDLPEIVSDRGQLQQIFLNILGNALDAVSDVEQGGRIEVSCSCPDEASVAVSVKDNGKGMPPDVLKHIFEPFYSTKKDKGTGLGMFITYGIVRRLGGDIVVESEEGRGSLVRITLPLTPPEGAVEV from the coding sequence ATGTTTGCCGCGATCAAAAAATACTTCGGCCAGTTGCTGGAAGTGCCCGAGGCCGTGTCCCCGGCGCGCTACCGCTCGCTCCGGCGGCTGATGACCGTGTTGATGGTGGCGGTTTCCGTGGCTCCTCTGCTGATCATGTCCGGGTTCAGCCACGTCCAGTACATGAAGACCCTGGAGCGGGAAATGGAAAGCCCGCTCTACGCCCTGGCGCGCAAGTCCCAGGCCTCTCTGGAGCTCTTTCTGGGCGAACGGGCCTCAACCGTGAGCCTGATCGCCCATGCCTACAGCTTCAAGGATCTGGCCGACGAAAAGACGCTGAACCGCATTTTCTGGGCCCTCAAGAGCGAATTCAAGGGCTTTGTGGACATGGGCCTCGTGGATGTGGAAGGCCGTCAGGTGGACTATGTGGGGCCCTACAAGCTCAAGGGCGCGGATTACGCGGGGCAGCCCTGGCTACGCGAGGCCGAGATCAAGGGCCGTTACATCAGCAACGCTTTCCTTGGCCTGCGTGGTTTTCCGCACATGGTCATCGCCGTGCATCGCCTGGAGGAAAACGGCAGTTCCTGGACACTGCGCGTGACCATCGATACCTCCCGCCTGGAGCAGCTGGTGTCCGCCGTGGGGCCGGAACAGGACACGGACGTCTTTCTCTGCGACAGCGCGGGCGTTCTGCAGACCAGTTCCCGCCTGTACGGCAAGGCTCTGGACAAACTGCCCTTTCAACTGCCCCCGGCCAGCCACGAGACCCTGGTGCGGCGCATGACCGACGACAAGGGGCATACCCTGCTGGTGGCCTCCACCATGCTGACGGGCACGGATCTGATGCTGCTGGCCGTGAAGCCCAGTCTGGAGGCTTTCCGGCCCTGGACCACATTGCGCACCGAGCTTTTGCTGGTGCTCTGCGGCGGCATCGCGATCATTGTGTTGGTTTCGCATCTGCTGATGAAGCACCTGGTGGGCCGTCTCCAGGCCAGCGACGAGCGGCGGGTGGCTGTTTTCGCCCAGATGGAGCATAATCAGAAACTTTCCTCCATCGGCAGGCTGGCCGCCGGGGTTGCCCACGAGGTCAACAATCCCCTGGCCGTGATTTACGAAAAAGCCGGTCTGGCTCTGGATTTCCTGCGCATGAGCAAGGATTGCGCGAGCTATGAAAAGCACCGGGAGCGGATCCTCGCACTTCTGGAGAGCATTGAAGGCACGGTGGAGCGGGCGCGCGGCATCACCCACCGTTTGCTGGGTTTCTCGCGCCGCATGGAGGCCAACCGCCAGTCCCTGCGCTTGGCGGAAGTCATCACCGAAAGTTCTGAATTTTTGGAACGTGAGGCCAAGAACCGGGGCGTGCAGCTCTGCCTGGACCTGCCCGGCGACCTGCCGGAAATCGTATCGGACCGTGGCCAGTTACAGCAGATTTTCCTGAACATCCTGGGCAACGCCCTGGATGCCGTCAGCGACGTGGAGCAGGGCGGCCGCATTGAAGTGAGTTGTTCCTGTCCGGATGAGGCCAGCGTGGCCGTGAGCGTCAAGGATAACGGCAAGGGCATGCCGCCGGACGTGCTCAAGCATATTTTCGAGCCCTTCTATTCCACCAAGAAGGACAAGGGCACGGGCCTCGGCATGTTCATCACGTACGGCATCGTGCGCCGTCTGGGCGGAGACATTGTTGTGGAAAGCGAAGAGGGGCGGGGCAGCCTGGTGCGCATAACCCTGCCGCTGACGCCGCCTGAAGGCGCTGTGGAGGTCTGA
- a CDS encoding Tim44 domain-containing protein, which translates to MKASAILTGIFLLFSAFVLTLPEPVDAARMGGGRSFGGKPFMSSPAPAPTMRQQTPNAQRQPMNQAQAGQTAAQRPGLFGGMGGLFGGLLAGTLIGSLLSGNGFGGGGFMDIIIIGLLVFLGLKLFARFRNRQAPAPAGAGAQGASAMGGLHGDLREDSASSQGMRRDNAAAGWDVLRNAPQGGAGQAQAFDAAPSVDVPQGFDADEFLRGAKMAYSRLQNSWDKRDLDDIAQFATPAVLDAVREQLEAEPTPSTTEVLLVNAQLLGVENDGDEQRAQVFFDVLMRESPDQQAPSSVREVWHFVRPIAGGSWKLDGIQQVD; encoded by the coding sequence ATGAAAGCAAGTGCCATTCTGACCGGAATATTTCTGCTTTTTTCCGCTTTTGTTCTCACCCTGCCTGAACCAGTCGACGCCGCGCGCATGGGCGGCGGTCGATCCTTCGGCGGCAAGCCCTTCATGAGCAGTCCGGCGCCCGCGCCGACCATGCGCCAGCAGACGCCCAACGCGCAACGCCAGCCCATGAACCAGGCCCAGGCCGGTCAGACCGCCGCGCAACGTCCCGGCCTGTTCGGCGGCATGGGCGGCCTGTTCGGCGGCCTGCTGGCAGGCACGCTGATCGGCTCCCTGCTCTCGGGCAACGGTTTCGGAGGCGGCGGCTTCATGGACATCATCATTATCGGCCTGCTGGTCTTCCTCGGACTCAAGCTCTTTGCCCGCTTCCGCAACCGTCAGGCGCCCGCGCCCGCAGGGGCCGGCGCGCAGGGCGCTTCGGCCATGGGCGGCCTGCACGGCGATTTGCGTGAGGACAGCGCATCATCCCAGGGCATGCGCCGCGACAACGCGGCGGCCGGTTGGGACGTCCTGCGCAACGCGCCTCAGGGCGGAGCGGGCCAGGCGCAGGCCTTTGACGCCGCGCCTAGCGTGGATGTACCCCAAGGTTTTGACGCTGACGAATTCCTGCGCGGAGCCAAAATGGCCTACAGCCGTCTGCAAAACTCGTGGGACAAACGCGATTTGGACGACATCGCCCAATTCGCCACGCCTGCCGTGCTGGACGCCGTGCGCGAGCAGCTGGAGGCCGAGCCCACCCCCAGCACCACGGAAGTGCTTTTGGTCAACGCGCAGTTGCTGGGCGTGGAAAACGACGGCGACGAACAGCGCGCCCAAGTCTTCTTTGACGTGTTGATGCGCGAAAGCCCGGATCAGCAGGCCCCGTCCTCTGTGCGCGAGGTCTGGCACTTTGTGCGCCCAATCGCGGGCGGCTCCTGGAAGCTGGACGGCATCCAGCAGGTGGACTGA
- a CDS encoding response regulator gives MRVLLVDDEAAFVRPLAERLDLRGIEAGVALDAEAALVMVAEGEWDLVFLDVGLPGMDGVALLKILRERHPDLDVVMLSGAADMGKAVQAMRRGARNWLSKPVSVDGILAECAKARERATARRQAARLAEAARLRSLGRVAEGVAHEVNNPLNIMVQAAGLIKDSLGEPEAAALPDLEDMRTAVETIRVQSLRVREITRKLLMVGHGMDARIQPLDVPAVLDRVLELTRSRLDGAGVRCELDFPPQTRTERPLGSALELQQICLHLVENALDAMPEGGLLRISARLLREDQGKSAEQGGSAARTGEERGWYELRVADSGPGIAADVLPHIFEPFFSTRESRFGQYAGLGLTVARSLAHGHGCELIAANGKDGGAVFSLRLPLGLETEIPVAVA, from the coding sequence ATGCGCGTACTGCTGGTGGATGATGAAGCGGCTTTTGTCCGGCCCTTGGCCGAACGCCTGGATCTGCGCGGCATAGAGGCCGGAGTGGCTCTTGATGCGGAGGCCGCCTTGGTTATGGTGGCGGAGGGCGAGTGGGATCTTGTCTTTCTGGATGTGGGCCTGCCGGGCATGGACGGCGTGGCTTTGCTCAAGATCCTGCGTGAGCGCCATCCCGACTTGGACGTGGTCATGCTTTCCGGCGCGGCGGATATGGGCAAGGCCGTGCAGGCCATGCGGCGCGGCGCGCGGAACTGGCTGTCCAAGCCGGTGTCCGTGGACGGCATTCTGGCGGAATGCGCCAAGGCGCGGGAGCGTGCCACGGCCCGCCGTCAGGCGGCCCGCTTGGCCGAGGCGGCCCGCCTGCGCAGCCTCGGGCGGGTGGCCGAAGGCGTGGCCCACGAGGTCAACAATCCGCTGAATATCATGGTTCAGGCCGCCGGGCTGATCAAGGACAGCCTGGGCGAACCGGAGGCCGCCGCCCTGCCGGATCTGGAGGACATGCGCACGGCCGTGGAGACCATCCGCGTGCAGAGCCTGCGGGTGCGCGAGATCACCCGCAAGCTGCTCATGGTGGGGCACGGCATGGACGCGCGCATTCAGCCGCTGGATGTGCCCGCCGTGCTCGACAGGGTGCTGGAGCTGACCCGTTCGCGCCTGGACGGTGCGGGTGTGCGCTGTGAACTGGATTTTCCGCCCCAAACGCGCACGGAACGCCCTTTGGGCTCGGCGCTGGAACTGCAGCAGATCTGCCTGCATCTGGTGGAGAACGCTCTGGACGCCATGCCCGAGGGCGGCCTGTTGCGTATTTCGGCCCGCTTGCTCCGTGAGGATCAGGGCAAAAGCGCGGAACAGGGCGGGAGCGCGGCGCGGACCGGGGAAGAACGGGGCTGGTATGAATTGCGGGTGGCCGACAGCGGGCCCGGCATTGCTGCGGACGTGTTGCCGCACATTTTCGAGCCCTTTTTCAGCACCCGCGAGAGCCGTTTCGGACAATATGCCGGTCTGGGCCTCACCGTGGCGCGATCCCTGGCGCACGGGCACGGCTGCGAGCTGATTGCCGCCAACGGCAAAGACGGCGGCGCGGTCTTCAGCCTTCGCTTGCCGCTGGGTCTGGAAACCGAGATTCCTGTCGCCGTGGCTTGA
- a CDS encoding sulfite exporter TauE/SafE family protein, with the protein MARIFRRNPDKDKTLFWPWLLPLVVCLTLIGPCAALAVDAVSAPGTQAVAADTGATLHAAPTPATPPASQAPAVAAAPLDNHPWWFWPLALLGFCFILGIIAVMAGVGGGVLFVPLVSGFFPFHLDFVRGAGLLVALAGALAAGPGLLRRNFANLRLALPVALIASACAIVGAMLGLALPTDVVQTCLGAVILGIAVLLLVSKNSVRPVVTKQDAVGLALGMNGVFLEPSTGEVVEWKTHRTFLGLLFFIAIGIMAGMFGLGAGWANVPVLNLLMGVPLKVSVGTSKFLLSITDTSAAWVYLNQGCVIPLMAIPSIVGLMLGSVVGVRLLAKAKPKFIRYMVIIVLFFSGAKALMKGLGW; encoded by the coding sequence ATGGCGCGTATTTTCCGCAGAAATCCGGATAAGGACAAAACTCTTTTCTGGCCGTGGCTCTTGCCGCTGGTCGTCTGTCTGACTCTGATCGGGCCGTGCGCGGCCCTGGCCGTGGACGCGGTTTCCGCACCGGGAACACAGGCCGTCGCGGCGGATACGGGCGCGACGCTGCACGCGGCCCCCACCCCTGCCACGCCGCCCGCCTCCCAGGCGCCGGCGGTGGCCGCCGCGCCGCTGGACAACCATCCCTGGTGGTTCTGGCCCCTGGCCCTGCTGGGCTTCTGCTTCATTCTGGGGATCATCGCGGTCATGGCCGGCGTGGGCGGCGGCGTGCTGTTCGTGCCGCTGGTCAGCGGCTTTTTCCCTTTCCATCTGGACTTTGTGCGCGGCGCGGGCCTGCTGGTGGCCCTGGCCGGAGCCCTGGCCGCCGGGCCGGGTCTGTTGCGGCGTAACTTCGCCAATCTGCGCCTGGCCCTGCCCGTGGCGCTGATCGCCTCGGCCTGCGCCATTGTGGGCGCCATGCTGGGTCTGGCCCTGCCCACAGACGTCGTGCAGACCTGCCTCGGCGCGGTTATTCTGGGCATCGCCGTGCTGCTGCTGGTGTCCAAAAACTCTGTGCGCCCGGTGGTCACCAAACAGGACGCCGTGGGGCTGGCGCTGGGCATGAACGGCGTCTTTCTGGAGCCCAGTACCGGCGAGGTGGTGGAATGGAAGACCCACCGCACCTTCCTGGGCCTGCTTTTCTTCATCGCCATCGGCATCATGGCCGGCATGTTCGGCCTGGGTGCCGGCTGGGCCAACGTGCCTGTGCTCAACCTGCTCATGGGCGTGCCGCTCAAGGTCAGCGTGGGAACCTCCAAGTTCCTGCTTTCCATCACCGACACCTCGGCGGCCTGGGTCTATCTGAACCAGGGTTGCGTCATTCCGCTCATGGCCATCCCTTCCATCGTGGGCCTGATGCTCGGCTCGGTGGTGGGCGTGCGCCTGCTGGCCAAGGCCAAGCCCAAGTTCATCCGCTATATGGTGATCATCGTGCTTTTCTTCTCCGGAGCCAAGGCGCTCATGAAGGGCCTCGGCTGGTAG
- a CDS encoding ComF family protein translates to MIPGFLRRWCRALGLSQTRCAHCLRPFSPLETASGASPATGPGGAAAPLCPECCLLFLPYNGPRCPRCGLPPVEIGTDKQTADASSRPAPLSRCGQCLQEEPPWDGLACYGLYEGALRDALLRLKFGGELSLAPLLGACLLEASRCLPRPDALLAVPQHPAHLRRRGFNQAHELAKALHRLTGLPLRPELLHRVKPAPPQAGLAAAQRRRNVRRAFQAAPDAANLCLWLIDDVMTTGSTLAEACRALRAAGARETRVLFVARTPRRD, encoded by the coding sequence GTGATTCCCGGTTTTCTGCGGCGCTGGTGCCGGGCCCTCGGGCTGAGCCAGACCCGTTGCGCGCATTGCCTGCGCCCCTTCTCGCCCCTTGAAACCGCTTCCGGCGCAAGCCCGGCCACCGGCCCCGGCGGGGCCGCCGCGCCGCTCTGCCCGGAATGCTGTTTGCTTTTCCTGCCGTATAACGGCCCACGCTGCCCCCGTTGCGGTCTGCCCCCGGTGGAGATAGGGACGGACAAACAGACGGCGGATGCGTCGTCCCGGCCCGCCCCGCTCAGCCGTTGCGGCCAATGTCTCCAGGAAGAGCCGCCCTGGGACGGCCTGGCCTGTTACGGCCTTTACGAAGGCGCGTTGCGCGACGCCCTGCTGCGGTTGAAATTCGGGGGCGAACTTTCCCTGGCCCCGCTGCTCGGGGCCTGCCTGCTGGAAGCCTCCCGCTGCCTGCCCCGCCCCGACGCCTTGCTGGCCGTGCCGCAGCATCCGGCCCACCTGCGCCGCCGGGGCTTCAACCAGGCCCACGAGCTGGCCAAGGCCCTGCACCGCCTGACGGGCCTGCCCCTGCGCCCGGAGCTGTTGCACCGCGTCAAACCCGCGCCTCCCCAAGCCGGACTTGCCGCCGCCCAACGACGCCGCAACGTGCGGCGCGCTTTTCAGGCCGCGCCCGATGCCGCAAACCTGTGCCTCTGGCTCATTGACGACGTGATGACCACGGGCAGCACCCTGGCCGAGGCCTGCCGGGCCCTGCGCGCGGCCGGGGCACGGGAGACACGCGTGCTTTTCGTGGCCCGGACGCCCCGGCGGGACTAG
- a CDS encoding response regulator transcription factor — translation MALRILLADDEKEFVETLAERLTLRGHATRVVYDGPSALAAVEDEVPDVAVLDLLMPGLPGDETLRRIKAAHPELPVILLTGHDAVDDTGVAPAAQAFACLTKPLSFAVFQETLEAAAQSARSGGIPSSQGGRS, via the coding sequence ATGGCGTTGCGTATTCTTTTGGCTGACGACGAAAAGGAATTTGTGGAAACCCTGGCCGAACGCCTCACGCTGCGGGGCCATGCGACGCGCGTGGTCTACGACGGACCGTCGGCTCTGGCGGCGGTGGAGGATGAAGTGCCGGACGTGGCCGTACTGGACCTGCTCATGCCCGGCCTGCCCGGCGACGAAACCCTGCGCCGGATCAAGGCCGCGCATCCGGAGCTGCCGGTCATTCTGCTCACCGGGCACGATGCCGTGGACGACACGGGCGTGGCCCCGGCGGCCCAGGCCTTTGCCTGCCTGACCAAGCCCCTGAGCTTCGCCGTTTTTCAGGAAACGCTGGAGGCCGCGGCCCAGAGCGCGCGTTCCGGCGGCATACCGTCGTCGCAGGGAGGCCGGTCATGA
- a CDS encoding flavodoxin family protein: MNQILALLCSPRPGGVSDSLARLFAEGAAEAGVEARLEPLRRYKIAPCIGCGACARLPHACVLARGDDQAEELFALFQAAPLVLLAAPIYFYALPAFFKGFIDRSQRFWAARAYDHGPRAGLPRPPVKPVLAALSAGRPRGGQLFTGALLTLKYFLAPQDARIQEKRLLRGLDTPEDLAARPAVCDALRAWGRHWAQRLEARTDDGQSA; encoded by the coding sequence GTGAACCAGATTCTGGCGCTCCTGTGCAGCCCCCGGCCCGGCGGCGTTTCCGACAGCTTGGCCCGCCTTTTTGCCGAAGGCGCGGCCGAGGCCGGGGTCGAAGCACGCCTTGAGCCTTTGCGCCGATACAAAATCGCGCCCTGTATCGGCTGCGGGGCCTGCGCCAGGCTGCCCCATGCCTGCGTGCTGGCCAGGGGCGACGATCAGGCCGAGGAACTCTTTGCCCTGTTCCAGGCCGCACCCCTGGTGCTGCTGGCCGCACCCATCTATTTTTACGCTCTACCCGCTTTTTTCAAAGGCTTCATCGACCGGAGCCAACGCTTCTGGGCCGCGCGGGCCTATGATCACGGCCCCAGGGCCGGGCTGCCCCGCCCCCCGGTCAAACCGGTGCTGGCGGCTTTGTCGGCCGGCAGGCCGCGCGGCGGGCAGTTGTTCACGGGCGCGCTGCTGACCCTCAAATATTTTCTGGCTCCGCAGGACGCCCGAATTCAGGAAAAACGCCTGCTGCGCGGCCTGGACACGCCGGAAGACCTGGCGGCACGCCCGGCTGTCTGTGACGCGTTGCGCGCCTGGGGCCGTCACTGGGCGCAACGGCTCGAAGCCCGGACAGATGACGGGCAAAGTGCGTGA
- a CDS encoding NAD(P)H-dependent oxidoreductase, protein MSHMTDMLMKAWHFRHACKEFDPKKKISDADFHTILEGGRLSPSSFGFEPWQFLVVQNHGLREKIRAVSWGAQRQLPTASHFVVIMARKPAELDPDSPYIQDTIMRDTQHLSEDISGPRTEKYREFLDKDFALTGNERAGFEWAARQCYIALGNMMTAAALLGVDSCPIEGFHKTDLEDVLAREDLLDTARWGVACMVAFGYRVREPRAKTRRPEEAVVRWVQ, encoded by the coding sequence ATGTCCCATATGACAGATATGCTTATGAAGGCTTGGCACTTCCGCCACGCCTGCAAGGAATTCGACCCGAAAAAGAAAATCAGCGACGCGGACTTTCATACTATTCTGGAAGGCGGCCGCCTGTCGCCCAGCTCTTTCGGTTTTGAGCCCTGGCAGTTTCTGGTGGTCCAGAATCACGGCCTGCGCGAGAAAATCCGCGCCGTGAGCTGGGGCGCGCAGCGCCAGCTGCCCACGGCCAGCCACTTTGTGGTCATCATGGCCCGCAAGCCCGCCGAACTGGACCCCGATTCCCCGTATATTCAGGACACCATCATGCGCGATACCCAGCATCTCTCCGAGGATATTTCCGGCCCGCGCACGGAAAAATATCGGGAATTTCTGGACAAGGACTTTGCCCTGACGGGCAATGAACGGGCCGGTTTCGAATGGGCCGCCCGCCAGTGCTATATCGCCCTCGGCAACATGATGACCGCCGCCGCGCTGCTGGGCGTGGATTCGTGCCCCATTGAGGGCTTTCACAAGACGGACCTGGAAGATGTGCTGGCGCGTGAGGACCTGCTGGACACGGCCCGCTGGGGTGTGGCCTGCATGGTGGCCTTCGGCTACCGCGTCCGGGAGCCCCGGGCCAAAACCCGTCGGCCGGAAGAGGCCGTGGTGCGTTGGGTGCAATAA
- a CDS encoding MBL fold metallo-hydrolase: protein MPVATFPLGPLQTNSYLIHNAGQAVAVDVGGEPAPMLEYLTEHKLALAAICLTHRHFDHLYGVAELAGATKAVVYAPTGDDSLAETESGKGGIWGFPPVPPFDSLPMPTGSASFGGMECRVLETPGHTPGGVSLYFPAEKLVFTGDALFYRSMGRTDFPGGDQATLLRSIKDVLFTLPEDTTVYPGHGPATSIGDERKNNPFCGEFRA, encoded by the coding sequence ATGCCTGTAGCCACCTTCCCTCTGGGGCCCTTGCAGACCAACAGTTACCTTATCCACAACGCCGGTCAGGCCGTGGCTGTGGATGTGGGCGGCGAGCCCGCGCCCATGCTTGAATATCTGACGGAACACAAACTTGCCCTGGCCGCTATCTGCCTCACCCACCGGCATTTCGACCACCTCTACGGCGTGGCCGAACTGGCCGGAGCCACCAAGGCAGTGGTTTACGCCCCCACGGGCGACGACAGCTTGGCCGAGACCGAATCCGGCAAGGGCGGCATCTGGGGCTTCCCGCCGGTGCCGCCTTTCGACAGCCTGCCCATGCCCACGGGATCGGCCAGCTTCGGCGGCATGGAGTGCCGGGTGCTTGAGACGCCGGGCCACACGCCGGGCGGGGTATCCCTGTACTTCCCGGCGGAAAAGCTGGTCTTTACCGGCGACGCCCTCTTTTACCGCTCCATGGGCCGCACGGACTTCCCCGGCGGCGACCAGGCCACCCTGCTGCGCTCCATCAAGGATGTGCTTTTCACCCTGCCGGAAGACACCACTGTCTATCCGGGCCATGGCCCGGCCACCAGCATCGGCGACGAACGCAAAAACAATCCCTTCTGCGGCGAGTTCCGGGCGTGA
- a CDS encoding response regulator has translation MTKEDIKILLVDDEKQFVDTLAERLAMRGFEARVAYDGPEALKAVELPTDVIVLDLRMPGMDGFEVLRNVKKSNPQVQVIILTGHGGDAEEQTAYRMGAYNFLRKPMDIEELLSSIRMAYRDKLENAMVAVSMAEGGDFEAARDVLNEKDLLAEHK, from the coding sequence ATGACCAAGGAAGACATCAAAATTTTGCTGGTGGACGATGAGAAGCAGTTTGTGGACACCCTGGCCGAGCGCCTGGCCATGCGCGGCTTCGAGGCCCGCGTGGCTTATGACGGCCCGGAGGCGCTCAAGGCTGTGGAACTGCCCACGGACGTCATCGTGCTTGACCTGCGCATGCCCGGCATGGACGGCTTTGAGGTGTTGCGCAACGTCAAAAAGAGCAATCCCCAGGTGCAGGTGATCATCCTCACCGGCCACGGCGGCGACGCCGAAGAGCAGACCGCCTACCGCATGGGCGCGTACAATTTTCTCAGAAAACCCATGGATATCGAGGAGTTGCTTAGCAGCATCCGCATGGCCTACCGCGACAAACTGGAAAACGCCATGGTGGCGGTTTCCATGGCCGAGGGCGGCGATTTTGAGGCGGCCCGCGACGTGCTCAATGAAAAGGATCTTTTGGCCGAGCACAAGTAG
- a CDS encoding PaaI family thioesterase, protein MENYVAKHDKLMRHLQMTIESASRDYAKVSMPLTENHKNGMGVAHGGAIFSLADVAFGAAANAGRETGVVSLSTTIEFLRPGKTGPLTAEARVVRDGQHVQSYDVQVFDGSGALIARTMAAGFLTDVPLPR, encoded by the coding sequence ATGGAAAACTATGTGGCCAAGCACGATAAACTGATGCGTCATCTGCAAATGACCATTGAAAGCGCCAGCCGGGATTACGCCAAGGTGAGCATGCCCCTGACCGAGAATCACAAGAACGGCATGGGCGTGGCTCACGGCGGGGCCATCTTTTCCCTGGCCGATGTGGCTTTCGGCGCGGCGGCCAATGCCGGTCGGGAAACCGGCGTGGTCAGCCTGAGCACCACCATTGAATTTCTGCGGCCCGGCAAAACCGGCCCGCTCACGGCGGAAGCCCGCGTGGTGCGCGACGGCCAGCATGTGCAGAGCTATGACGTGCAGGTTTTTGACGGCTCGGGCGCACTGATCGCCAGAACCATGGCCGCCGGTTTTCTGACCGACGTGCCGCTGCCCCGCTAG